In a single window of the Planctomycetia bacterium genome:
- a CDS encoding cation:proton antiporter → MHDLSLIATVAAAFTCAWLLGLITQRLRLSPIVGYLLAGVLIGPHTPGFVGDIHIAQQLAEVGVILLMFGVGLHFHLKDLLAVKAVAIPGAIGQSLIATVFAIAVFSAFGFSFTTGAVIGMAMAVASTVVLMRVLIDADSLNSPEGHVAVGWLIVEDILTVILLVLIPVLGNGNWAGPTLSTVSEPPLWQTLGLALIKLLALVGIVLLGGSRLVPWVLVRVARLRSRELFTLTVLVFSIAVAAGSYFFFGASMALGAFLAGMVVAQSPVSHQAAADALPMRDAFAVLFFVSVGMLFNPAFILQQPLMVCAALGIVLLVKPLAALTIVAILGHSARTALTVAVGLAQIGEFSFILSDLSSRHGLMPEAGHNVLVASAIISITLNPILFRSLPRFELWLKARPLIWRLLNGRAERRAIAMNLAAANLVAQPTQASARLAIVIGYGPVGRSVHRLLREAGLSTVVIDLNMDTVSSLNAEEQMAIFGDASHESILEQAGARHATYVILTLPHSSERAAVVAAARSLNPSARILVRARYLREREYLEQAGANAAVFEEAEAAVALARLVLADTGLHRKAADKKINDLRLRLIMENISNIRTQRVRSVMVPWARTRWLPQSADRNTVLSQVSQERFSRWPVVELRTGQVVGYLLTKDLVAHAADADWSPLVRPLKAIHPDENVEAVLTRMQNEGDSVYLVEDEGRPLGLITQENILEQVVGQIEDEYPHESPVSVADAIARGAIVLNLAAMSRDQVVAELVEKIPLERLPFGTMKDGISRSVLEREKEVSTDLGNGVAIPHARVYGLQSPIVVFGRSPYGVMFSTTSDVLVRLVFLLVTPSEQPEAQLALLSQLATVCREPTNREALNNASSATDILSIVDPRSRGNIQQI, encoded by the coding sequence ATGCACGATCTTTCACTCATCGCCACGGTGGCTGCTGCGTTCACTTGCGCTTGGCTCCTCGGGCTGATAACGCAGCGGCTTCGGCTATCTCCGATCGTGGGATACCTCCTTGCAGGCGTTCTCATAGGGCCACACACTCCCGGCTTCGTGGGTGACATACACATTGCGCAGCAACTGGCTGAGGTCGGAGTTATTCTCCTCATGTTCGGCGTGGGCCTGCACTTCCATTTGAAAGACCTGCTTGCGGTCAAGGCAGTAGCCATTCCCGGCGCGATCGGACAGAGCCTTATCGCAACCGTGTTCGCCATTGCTGTATTTTCAGCATTTGGTTTTTCATTTACGACCGGCGCCGTCATCGGCATGGCGATGGCGGTCGCAAGCACTGTCGTCCTGATGCGGGTACTCATAGATGCAGACTCGCTTAATTCGCCGGAGGGGCACGTCGCCGTTGGCTGGTTAATCGTCGAAGATATCCTCACGGTCATACTGTTAGTACTTATTCCAGTCCTCGGCAACGGGAATTGGGCCGGGCCGACTTTGAGTACAGTCAGCGAACCGCCGCTTTGGCAGACTCTCGGACTCGCGCTGATAAAGCTATTGGCGTTGGTAGGTATCGTATTGCTGGGAGGGTCGCGACTCGTGCCTTGGGTCCTGGTCCGAGTGGCGAGACTCCGATCGCGCGAACTATTCACGTTGACAGTGCTCGTTTTTTCCATTGCCGTTGCCGCCGGATCCTATTTCTTCTTCGGCGCGTCGATGGCGTTGGGGGCGTTTCTCGCTGGCATGGTCGTGGCGCAATCGCCAGTAAGTCACCAGGCTGCGGCGGATGCCTTGCCCATGAGGGATGCTTTCGCGGTGTTGTTCTTCGTCTCGGTAGGAATGCTCTTTAATCCGGCGTTTATCTTGCAGCAACCATTGATGGTATGCGCTGCGCTCGGAATTGTTCTCCTAGTGAAGCCGCTGGCCGCACTCACCATCGTAGCGATTCTCGGGCATTCGGCGCGCACGGCGTTGACGGTAGCAGTCGGCCTTGCGCAAATCGGAGAGTTTTCCTTCATCCTTTCCGATCTTTCGAGTCGGCATGGACTGATGCCAGAGGCCGGGCACAATGTCCTTGTCGCATCAGCGATAATCTCGATCACCCTGAATCCCATTCTTTTTCGATCGCTGCCCAGGTTTGAATTATGGCTGAAGGCTCGACCCCTGATCTGGCGACTTTTGAACGGCCGCGCTGAAAGGCGAGCCATTGCGATGAACTTGGCCGCCGCCAACTTGGTGGCGCAGCCGACTCAGGCGAGTGCTCGATTGGCGATTGTCATCGGTTACGGACCGGTCGGCCGGTCGGTTCATCGGCTCCTGCGGGAAGCAGGACTTTCTACCGTCGTAATCGACCTGAACATGGACACCGTATCGTCCTTGAATGCTGAGGAACAGATGGCGATCTTCGGTGACGCTTCGCACGAGAGTATCCTCGAACAAGCTGGCGCGAGACACGCCACGTACGTGATCTTGACACTGCCGCATTCATCCGAACGCGCGGCCGTCGTAGCAGCAGCGCGAAGTCTAAATCCGAGTGCGAGAATTCTGGTCCGCGCCAGATACTTACGTGAAAGAGAGTATCTGGAGCAAGCAGGAGCGAACGCCGCTGTTTTTGAAGAGGCGGAAGCGGCGGTTGCCTTGGCGCGACTGGTTCTCGCAGACACGGGGCTTCATCGTAAAGCGGCGGACAAGAAGATAAATGATTTGCGGCTCCGACTCATCATGGAGAATATCTCCAACATACGCACTCAGCGGGTGAGGAGCGTTATGGTGCCGTGGGCGCGAACCCGTTGGCTGCCTCAATCCGCGGATCGGAACACCGTGCTTTCGCAGGTTTCTCAGGAACGATTCTCGCGGTGGCCGGTCGTTGAACTGCGAACGGGACAAGTTGTCGGGTATCTGCTGACCAAGGACTTGGTGGCTCATGCGGCAGATGCGGACTGGTCACCGTTGGTGCGCCCCCTGAAAGCAATCCATCCGGACGAAAATGTTGAAGCCGTCCTGACGCGCATGCAGAACGAGGGCGACTCAGTTTATTTGGTGGAAGACGAGGGACGGCCACTCGGTCTCATTACACAAGAGAATATACTCGAACAGGTAGTCGGTCAGATAGAAGACGAATATCCCCATGAGTCTCCCGTCTCAGTCGCCGATGCGATTGCTCGTGGCGCGATAGTGCTCAACCTTGCCGCCATGTCCCGCGATCAAGTGGTCGCCGAATTGGTCGAGAAAATACCGCTAGAGCGCTTGCCATTCGGTACTATGAAAGATGGAATAAGCCGTTCAGTGCTTGAACGAGAGAAGGAAGTATCCACTGATCTCGGAAATGGAGTGGCGATTCCACACGCGCGGGTTTACGGACTGCAATCGCCCATCGTCGTTTTCGGGCGCTCCCCTTATGGCGTGATGTTCAGCACAACATCTGATGTGCTGGTACGCTTGGTGTTCCTGCTTGTGACACCATCCGAGCAGCCCGAAGCACAGCTGGCCCTGCTTTCGCAACTCGCGACCGTCTGCCGTGAACCGACGAATCGTGAAGCGCTGAACAATGCGTCCTCAGCGACGGATATTCTGTCGATAGTCGATCCGCGCTCGCGAGGAAACATTCAGCAAATCTGA
- a CDS encoding serine/threonine protein kinase: MMDVERYNRVVGIFQQAVEMFEPNRTAYVTEACGDDAELRRNVESMLASDALDHGALSDAQLGVGRELLARSVSRAAGHPSESGEVLPERLGRYEIVRIIGRGGMGCVYEAIQDQPHRTVALKVIRPELLGFGSAELLRRFELEAEALGRLAHPGIAQVFEAGTAPVHGGMLPFVAMELVRGNAITHHAADKRLSTKDRLRLFVIVCDAVQHAHEQGVIHRDLKPGNIFVNDRGEPKILDFGVARLTDSDLRTTTLHTNTGQMIGTVAYMSPEQVTGDPRAIDARCDVYALGVVLYELLAGRLPHDLKAQPIVEAARIIREDDPSRLSRIDRQFRGDVETIVARAMEKEPARRYAAAAEMAADIRRFLNDEPIIARPARTLYQLRKFARRNRALVGGVAASFVLLIGGMVSTFMMYRSAEAQRRVAAETVRFLNEDMLGSVDPANARGRELTIRQTLDNASQRIEGRFRNDPLVEASIRLTLGKVYSDLAVHEPARRHIERAAALRTKFLGPSNLDTLAAQRDLARELGRSGNSAEAESLHRQSLRLAEQTHGDHSPIALRELNDLADLLRETGRPTEALPLLERLVRLQEELLGPEHEETLTCCNNLAVVYENQGRYDDAEKLQRRVCETRLRRLGEDHPNTISSMNNLGYLLLSLNKYDEAEKWLKRAVGLSEQVLGLRHDSTLLYTLNLSLLYNKLQRWQDASDVQKKLWDSIGEYAGLNHSQFIVIAGNYGWTLTMLDRFDEAQSLLKSAYDRAKELYTADNWKTAFWEARYGECLRKNGRVNEADPLLTNALRTLRKNFGPDDGRVKTVSDFRASLNPTQNPGPTSQP, from the coding sequence GTGATGGATGTCGAACGATACAACCGCGTCGTCGGAATATTTCAGCAGGCCGTTGAAATGTTCGAGCCCAACCGCACCGCGTATGTCACCGAGGCATGCGGAGATGACGCCGAACTACGCCGAAACGTGGAATCGATGCTGGCCTCCGATGCCTTGGATCACGGCGCCCTGAGTGACGCGCAACTGGGAGTCGGGCGGGAGTTACTTGCCCGCAGTGTCTCGCGTGCCGCGGGCCATCCATCCGAATCCGGCGAGGTCCTCCCGGAACGGTTGGGCCGATACGAGATTGTTCGCATCATCGGCCGGGGCGGCATGGGCTGCGTTTACGAGGCGATTCAGGACCAGCCGCATCGTACCGTGGCACTGAAAGTGATCCGGCCCGAACTGCTGGGGTTCGGTTCGGCGGAATTGCTCCGTCGGTTCGAACTCGAAGCTGAAGCACTGGGTCGGCTTGCGCACCCCGGCATCGCCCAAGTCTTTGAGGCAGGGACAGCGCCGGTTCATGGCGGAATGCTGCCGTTCGTGGCTATGGAGTTGGTCCGAGGCAATGCGATCACCCACCATGCGGCGGACAAGCGACTTTCGACGAAAGATCGGCTGCGGCTTTTTGTCATCGTCTGCGACGCCGTTCAACATGCCCACGAGCAGGGCGTCATCCACCGCGATTTGAAGCCGGGCAACATCTTCGTCAACGATCGCGGTGAGCCGAAGATCCTCGATTTCGGCGTGGCGCGACTGACGGATTCCGATCTTCGCACGACGACGCTGCACACGAACACCGGACAAATGATTGGCACCGTCGCTTACATGAGCCCGGAACAGGTTACGGGTGACCCGCGTGCCATCGACGCGCGCTGCGATGTATACGCGCTCGGCGTCGTGCTCTACGAACTGCTCGCCGGCCGTTTGCCTCACGATCTCAAGGCGCAACCCATTGTCGAGGCGGCAAGAATCATCCGGGAGGACGATCCGTCGCGGCTCAGTCGTATCGATCGACAATTCCGCGGCGATGTTGAAACCATTGTCGCTCGTGCGATGGAAAAGGAGCCGGCGCGCCGGTATGCGGCGGCCGCGGAAATGGCCGCGGACATTCGCCGGTTCCTGAATGACGAACCGATTATCGCGCGGCCGGCACGCACTTTGTATCAGCTTCGCAAATTCGCCCGGCGAAATCGAGCATTGGTGGGCGGCGTCGCGGCTAGTTTCGTGCTGTTGATCGGAGGCATGGTCTCGACGTTCATGATGTATCGCAGTGCCGAGGCCCAGCGCCGTGTCGCAGCCGAAACTGTTCGGTTCTTGAATGAAGACATGCTCGGCAGCGTCGATCCGGCCAACGCGCGCGGAAGGGAACTGACCATCCGGCAGACACTGGACAATGCATCTCAGCGAATCGAGGGGCGTTTTCGGAATGATCCGCTCGTCGAGGCAAGCATTCGACTCACACTCGGAAAAGTCTACTCCGACTTGGCGGTCCACGAACCTGCGCGCCGACATATCGAACGCGCGGCAGCCCTGCGGACCAAATTCCTCGGACCGTCGAACCTCGACACGCTAGCCGCGCAGCGCGACCTAGCGCGTGAACTCGGGCGATCCGGCAATTCGGCTGAAGCCGAATCACTGCACCGCCAATCACTGCGACTGGCCGAGCAAACCCACGGCGACCACTCGCCTATTGCCCTGCGCGAGCTGAACGATCTTGCCGATCTCCTGCGCGAAACCGGCCGCCCCACCGAGGCGCTTCCGCTGTTGGAGCGCCTTGTTCGCCTCCAAGAGGAACTGCTCGGGCCGGAACATGAAGAGACCCTAACCTGCTGCAACAACTTGGCCGTGGTCTATGAAAATCAAGGGCGCTACGATGACGCGGAGAAACTTCAGCGCCGTGTCTGCGAAACGCGCCTTCGAAGGCTGGGCGAGGATCATCCCAACACGATTTCGTCCATGAACAATCTGGGATATCTGCTCTTGAGTCTGAACAAGTATGATGAAGCTGAGAAGTGGCTCAAACGCGCTGTCGGCCTGTCCGAACAGGTCCTCGGCCTGCGGCACGATTCGACGCTGCTCTATACCCTGAATCTGTCGCTCTTGTATAACAAGCTGCAGCGCTGGCAGGACGCGTCCGACGTGCAGAAGAAGTTGTGGGATTCCATTGGAGAATACGCCGGGCTGAACCACTCACAATTCATCGTCATTGCCGGCAACTACGGCTGGACGCTCACCATGCTTGATCGTTTTGACGAGGCACAATCCCTGTTGAAGTCCGCCTACGATCGGGCAAAGGAGTTATATACTGCGGACAACTGGAAAACGGCATTCTGGGAGGCCCGCTATGGCGAGTGCCTTCGCAAAAACGGCCGCGTCAATGAAGCAGATCCATTACTAACAAATGCTCTTCGGACTCTAAGAAAAAATTTCGGTCCCGATGATGGGCGGGTCAAGACTGTAAGCGATTTTCGGGCCTCTCTTAATCCGACTCAGAATCCCGGCCCCACCTCTCAGCCGTGA
- a CDS encoding sigma-70 family RNA polymerase sigma factor: MNSQDDREQSLTAILARVDEGDQRAVQDILPIVYDELRSMATAMFSNERTEHTLQPTALVHEAYLRLASRLNERFRDRRQFFALAAKVMRQVLTDHARAARAEKRGRDWTRVTLNPVVTPLSTCDVDIEALDAAMRKLAALNARHAQIVEYRFLSGFTVEEVADLINVSTRTVELDWRAARAWLRLELGESNS, from the coding sequence ATGAATTCTCAGGACGACCGAGAACAAAGCCTGACCGCCATCCTGGCCCGCGTGGACGAGGGAGATCAGCGGGCTGTTCAGGACATCCTGCCGATCGTGTACGACGAGCTTCGGTCCATGGCAACGGCGATGTTTTCCAATGAACGGACCGAGCACACTCTCCAGCCGACAGCCCTGGTCCACGAGGCGTATCTTCGTCTGGCAAGCCGACTCAACGAGCGTTTTCGCGACCGCAGGCAGTTCTTCGCGCTGGCCGCGAAAGTGATGCGACAGGTCTTGACCGACCATGCCCGGGCGGCGCGTGCGGAGAAACGTGGCCGGGACTGGACGCGCGTAACGTTGAATCCCGTTGTGACACCGCTCTCAACCTGTGACGTGGATATCGAGGCGCTCGACGCGGCGATGAGGAAGCTCGCGGCGCTCAACGCGCGGCATGCGCAGATTGTCGAATACCGCTTCCTGTCCGGGTTTACCGTTGAAGAAGTGGCCGACTTGATTAACGTCTCGACCCGAACCGTCGAACTCGACTGGCGCGCGGCCCGCGCCTGGTTGCGATTGGAATTGGGCGAATCGAATTCGTGA